GGAGTTGGGCAATGAACCACTGGACCACAGCAAGATGGGAGTTTCCTGCCATGCCGATTCGGCCATTACACCACTCGAGCTTGGCCAGATGCTCGATTGCGTCGTAACcgtcctccccctcctgtTCTCCCATGATATGGAGCCGACCGTCCGAGTCGCCGACACCGCGTGGATCGATATTAACAACCGCAAACCCGTGAGTAACAAACGTAGCTGGATCCGGTCCTTCAAACTTCTCCAGCCCACTCAGGTCAGTTTCCCTTATGCCCACATTGTAAGGGGTCATGCTCTTTAGAAAATGCATCCCGTTGAACTTCTTTCCGAACTGGCTCCACGACAAAATCGCTGGGACTGGATTATCGCGGCTCGAGTTGACGGGACGGTAAACGTCAGCGTAGAGTCTGCAGCCATCGCGCACCCTGACCTCCACGTCATGCTCTAGCAGGATATCGGTGGGCAGGGGCTTGGATGAGTCGGCGTATCTCCAACCTTTAGGAAGGATCTCGGTGAGCGAGAGCAACCCCCGATAGCCATTTTCGCCTACTGTAGGGGCGGATATCGGCTTGTAAGAAATGTCGAAGTTTGGCATAGTGAAATATATGGCAGTGCAGGGTGCTGAAGTGATTGGGAAACTGTGCAAAGAGGGCTCGTCTCTTCGCTTTTTGGTATTCGTCAAGGTCCAGGGGGGCAGGTCTTGAATTTAAGCCAGAGATACTTCGTTCCATAATCCACACTCTCGGAATGTTCCGTTTTTGTCAAGCTccagtcttcttctgggcagCATGCGCGGAACCCTTTCTCATTGTTCAGTGCCTTACATTGGACCTTATTTAGGGCAGTACTACTAGCAATCTCGATCACATCATCCAACCTGAAGCCCACGCTCGAAAGACCAGATCACCTCGACTTGTAATACTGCGAAGGTAATAGTCATTGTCGTTTGCTTCTGTCTGACTCACTCAACtttttctgccttttctgaCTGATGCAGCATTCATCGATTTGTGTTTCTCTTGATGGACTGATTACTCAGCGGAGAAGACTTCCGGCCGCGCAAGTGTGGCAGCCTCAGGCCAATCAAGTAGTAGGGATTGAAGTTATTTGACTTTCCAGGGATTGATGACCACGTCAGGAAGACAAAGGAAAGGTTGTTGTTATGAATCCTGAACTGTCCCGCTGGCAAACGagaaacaagcaaaaagTGGTTCCTCGGCGAATTCTATTTCTGGCTTTGAGGAGCTTCGCACCCTGAAACATGGGGTAAGCTTTTATCGAGCTGGGGAAACCAGGATACATGAACAGTGCCAGTCATCTTTATATTCAGCCATCatcacatcatcaccaccgccgcGGCGTCAGCTGAAAACAACTAGCACTGCGTATCATGGACTTTGCAGGTCTACATGAAGATGGCTCCCACAGAGTAGAAAACCAACCCCTGCCTCGATGAAAGCGCAGACAGCATACTTTGATAGCCTGGTCAGTCCTCCAATATTCTTTCAAAAGTCAGTCTAATTGCTCATTGCCGCTTTCTCAGCAATGCCTGCCGTCAGCGTAAACTGAGATGCAGTGGCGGGGACCCCTGCCAGCGATGTTCTCGCCTCTCAAGACAATGCCACTATGTTGAAGTTTATCGTGGAATCAACTTTGCGCACACATTGTGGGTTTTCCGCGCAACTTGTCTTTAGGCAATCACTGACGAACTATCTGCCACCCATCAGGAACATCGGGGGGGACTTCGACTCAGCACTCCAGCAGATAGGCCAACTAGCAGAGAACGAGGAACCGCATGCTGCGATCACTACAGCGGGAGGGGAAGAGATGCAGAACAATATATTTGATCATCTCGATAAAGCTCGTGTCATCCGGCTGTTGCAGGCCTATGATTAAGAAATTGGGTACCTAACCCCAGTGGTGGACGTTGAACATATGGAGAGCTTGGTCCGACAGATATACTCTcaacggcgaagagggataTATATCACTGTGGAAAAGGACGGCATAGGAGCCCTGAGGCTAGTCTTACTTATTGCACTGTCTCTAGAGTGCTGCGACGATATTGCGAAGGATGTGGAGCCATTCAAAGAGCATGAATGTTTTCCCGTCTCGTTGGCCGCGTCTGGGGGTTGAGGTGCCACCAGGCCAACCCGCGACAAAGTGGGAGCCAAAAAGATGCTGGCTTTCTTGACTACCAGATCCAAGCATGGTCCAGCTCCGCTCAAGCCTGGGCTGAAAGTTCAGCGTCAGAGAACAAGTTCAAGGCCAGTCGTATCTTACTCCAGTTGAGGCGCAATCAAGCGCTCCTGGTATTGAAGCAGGTCTCCAAAGCCACCACTAGCAGCAGGCCTGTCAGAGACGATCTGTTGATTGCACAGGAAACAATTCAGCTTCTACGCAACCTCCATGCTGAAGGTACAGTCTACAAATCGCAGCAGGTGTCCTTCCACCTCTTTTTAGTCTCTGCACTAGGAACTATTTTCTCTGCTGTCATGGAGGACCCCATATTTCATGGCCCGGTGTGCCGTCCTAGCTTTTACACCGGGTTGGATCTCATCAGCTGCTGTTCACCGAAGTTGTCTGCGTCTCCAAGGCTTGCTGCACTTGTGGATCGCGTCTGGGTGGTGTACCGTCAACGTCAATTCTTCGCCTCAGATCACAgtcttcctgctctgcaaGACGCCCGGCTAATCACTCGATTCCTGAGTACTGTTTTTGAGGATTTGGTTTGTCCGAGTCCCACAGCACACAGTCCAGCCGTGCTTGATCATTGTGTGTTACCAACCTTCGAAACTTGACGTGTCTTTTTTCTTGGGGGGGCAGTAGGTCATTGTAGCTAAGCCGTGCAATGAGTTTATACAAAGAGCTTTTTACTGTTGATTTGGCCTTTGTGGGGCAGTTATACTATCTCTGCCCATTATGTCGACTCTTACATCCCGTCTACATAGGACCTATAGGGGCTAGCTACGAGATGTGAATTCAATGGACTCCAGCGCGCTAGCAACAATTGTTGCCCTACAAGAGCACTCCTGCGCCATTTCTAAATCTGCACAATCAACAAGAAGCGATGGCGGAATGATGAAAACACGTTGATGATCGCATTATGTAGCTATTTAAGACGTGCAGCTGGTTGGTATGGCACTTTTGGATTCTCGTCATTGCATAATTCGATCTGAACCACCCGATAAGCTGTTACGCCGCTTGTAATACCACTGATTGTCACCatatatgatatatatattttggtgTGGTGTGGGTTATTTCTGCATAACTTGATAATATTACATAAGCCTGACGATACATAACTATTTCTGGAATAACTTCGGATAATTCACAACAATCgctttgtttttttcttttttttcggTAAAGGGATTGTTGTCTCGACTTGCAGGAAATCATACAGGACCCTGACCCGTCACCACAGTTCGCACAATGGACCAAGTATTGGCTCGGGATTTTAGTTGCAGCCAGTGCTTAATTTTTGTTGAACAAACTCCTCTGTGCGATAGAGTTTCACAGTGTATCCGTGAAAACCCCAACACGAGGACGCGATCCTGCGCAATaaccaccatccccatcttgGTTTCAGTCGTCTCCAGCTGGTCGTATTAGCCTGCTCGATTGGGAATTGGGAATGCCCCAGATTTGCCTGATTCGGACATGGATTGGCTGATCTGGGTCCATCACGGAGCAGCTGAAACGGGCTGAAAGCCTGAAATTGGTCATTGTTCCAGAGCCTCTTTCTTAGAGCCCGATTCCTTGATTTCCGATGCTCTCTGAAGAAACGCAAGCCAGACAACGGCTGTTTACTGGCCGGAGACGGCAGGCAGGTGCAGAGCAGGCAACGTGGTTGTGCGTTGACAGACAGCTATAAGGGAGGGCACTATACCACCGAAATAACAAGCACGTCCAAGCGTCTCGGCATAAATCGCCAACTGCCGGCAGGGAACATGCAATCAGCCTCTGCATGGTTGTTACCCGCATGATGCTCGCAGGATCAGGCTCAAATTCAACTCCCAACGTGAGGGGAAATGCACCAGCCCGCGACCTGCGAGAGCATACACAGCAAGTCGCGGCCGACGCGATTCCCAAGCAGGCTCAGAATCGTCTGTGATGACTCGTATAGCGCAAACCTTGCGGGGAACCATCGATCGATCTGGAAGTTGGTGGAGTGTGCTGCTCCACTGCTGCGACGGGCAGATCGGGGCCGTGACTGCTGTCGAGTGTCGAGTGTCTCTCCTGTCGAATTCGAATTCTCCTGCGGATTGCCCCCGACCGCTGAGTGTTTGTTGAATTGTCACAGAATCTGCCCTCGCACGGCCACCATGAAACAGTTTGCCTTGCATTGCCTTACCTTGCATCCCCGGTGCCCTTGCTGAACGGGCCCCTACATCAACCCGGCGCCTCCCGCGTCTTTTGGCTTCTCCTGAACAGTTTTCGAGCGAGTGAATGAATTCCTCCCAGTCTGCCCTCTTTCACTGGTGAAGATGGGCAATCTACCTCTGGTCGGCCGAAGCCTGGCGATTTTCGTCACGGCGGCCGTTATGGTCGGCCTGTCCATTATCGCTGTCCTGATGCGCTGCTTTGTTCGACTGTACGTCGTGCGCGCGTTTGGCTGGGACGATGGGCTGATGGTTATAGCGCTGGTAGGTCTTATACTGGGATAGCAGATGGACATCAAACTGACGGATGTAGGCGCTATTCATCGCATTGAGCATTCTGTGCATGCTTGGGCCTGAAGCCGGGATTGGCCATCGTATGGTCGACTTTCCCGACCTGGACTCATTGAAGAAGTCTTTACTGGTAAGTATCATTGGCATCTCTCAGTTTGGGGATGGTACTAACAGCCCCAGCTATGGTGGCTAGGCCAGATGCTATACCTGTGGTCGTCGGCCGTCGCCAAAGTCGCCATTGCCTGGGCCCTGCTCCGTATCGCAGTTCATCGCTTCCATCGCGTCATCATATGGATCGTcattgtcgtcgtcatctgCATCGGCTTTGCCTTCTGGGTTATCCTGCTCTTTGACTGCCAACCCATCTCGTACTTCTGGGAGCGGCTCAGCTTCCTCACAGCAAGGGGAACGTGCATGTCATCGGATGTCCTGCTCATCACGGCATATGTGTACAGCGGGCTTACAATCTTCTGTGATTTCAGCCTGGGCATACTCCCAATTTGCTTTATCTGGAACCTGCAGATGAATCGGCGCACCAAGGGGGTGTTGGCGGGCATTCTCAGCTTGGGCGCAGTGTATGTTGGCTTCGCTGATTTCAATACCATTGGACTAACATAGCGCAGTGCGAGTATCGGTGTCGTTATCCGAATGCCATATCTAAAGAACTACTCAGACGTGGACTTCCTCTGTGAGTGTTCCGTCCCCCATGCCTTCAGCCCATGCCTTCAGCTGTGCAATGCTAACAAACGCAGACTCAACATACCAAATCGCCATATGGTCAATCATCGAGACAGGACTAGCCATTATAGCCGGCAGCCTCATCACCCTCCGCCCTCTCTTCCGCTGGTTCCTCGATGGGACCTCGTCGTACCGCAACCGCAGCGACGGGAAAAGGCACAGCGGTGCAAAATACGCACTCTCCTCGATTACACCCAACGAACCAGCTCCGGCACCTGGCTTCAACGACCCGCACTACTGGCGGCCCGATGTCAATGCGAACGAGAACACGATGGTGACGTCTGTGACGGCATCGGTGGGCCGCAGCAACGAACATTCCAGCCGGGAAGCCCTAACGCCCTTGAGCGATGGGATCGGGCATGAGCGGCAGCTCAGCGTGGAGAGGACGTTTAGATTGTCGAGTGGAACGCGGGATTCGTGGTTTAATCGGAATAATAACTACCTCTAATGCAGTAATACGCTGGGAGTGCTGTGGTGCTGGACTGTTGTGTTGGACTGCTGTGCTGGTCGTGGGCCCTAATGACATCACCATGATGCCCTCTTGTATATAACTCCATCTCGTCTTCCTGGGGAGGACGCtttaattactagtaaataaCGAGAAGGAATACACAATGCCTAAGAAATCCCACACCCATCGCCACCACCGGTAAGCTCTCGCTCTAATTCTTTAGATTCAACTAACAGCCCAGGGCCGGGCACTGGATGCCCCCGGACCACGACTCGCACCACAAATGGGTCGGAGGGGTGATAGCCCACGTCGATAAGCAGGAAAAGCACGAATTACACCCCGTTCTGAAAGACTTCAAACAGCTTATTGAGTCCAACACCCGCGTGTACATGCTGGTCGCGTCCATGTTCGCCGAGGTGCCCAAGAACCGCCACTACTGCACCGATCCAACAGGCTGTCCGCAGATCAGGGATTACCACCATATGCTCCGTGTCCTGAATTATCTAATCACCACGGCGCCGTCGTGGAATGATTTCTCGCTgagggttgggttggttgggctGCCGATTAATGCGGTGCTGGACTGGTCAATGGGTACGCCGAGTGGATATGCAGCGTTCCTAGACCCAGATATCAACGCCATGCTGAAGAAAGTTCTCAACGCCTGGGGCGAGTTCCTGACATCGCCAGAGTCAGCAACAGCCCTAGATGAATCTGACAATGGCTGGTTTGGTCAAACCGGCAAGGGTAATCTCGTCCAGGTCGCCAACGCGCCCAACGCATCGAGCCACGACTTCGACAAGCTGTTTGTCTGCGACCCGAAGGCGAAACACCACGGCTTCAACTCGTGGGACGACTTCTTCACCCGGGTCTTCCGCCCGGGTATTCGGCCTGTTGCTGCGGCTGACGATGACAGCGTTGTTGTGAATGCGTGCGAGTCCCAGCCGTACAAGGTTGCCCGGGGCGTGAAAGCCAAGGATACATTCTGGATCAAGGCGCAGCCGTATTCGGTACTTGACATGTTATCGCACGATGGCCTTGCCGGCCAGTTCGTGGGGGGCACGGTGTATCAGGCCTTTCTTAGTGCGCTGAGCTACCACCGCTGGCATGCCCCTGTGAGTGGGAAGGTCGTCAAGGCGTACGTGGTTGATGGGACGTACTATTCCGAACCCTTGTTCGAAGGGCTGTGGGATGGGGATAAGGGGCAAAAGCAGGATATTGATGCCTCGGGCGAGGTCATGACCCAGGAGTATCTCACCTGTCTTGCCACTCGGGCAATCATATTCATCGAGTGTGATAACCCGGCTATTGGGCTCATGGCGTTCCTTGGAGTGGGTATGTGCGAGGTATCGACGTGCGACATCACTGTCAAAGAGGGACAGCGTTTAAAGAAGGGAGACCAGCTGGGAATGTTCCATTTCGGGGGCTCAACGCATTGTCTCCTGTTTCGCAAGGGTGTGAATGTCGAGGGCTTTCCATCCACGGACATGCAGCAGAATGTCCCTGTGAATGGAAAACTGGCGGTTGCTTCGTGAAAGACATAGCATAAAGAACTATCTGTATCGTATAAAAGCCCCATGCCATTGAAGACCCGTTTGTCACTAGCAAAGGGCCTTGTCTTCGAAACACAATGTATCAGCCTTTGTCTGGTCTCATCTATATTTTGCAACCATCCTCTATAAAAACTATACGCACACCCACTGTAGACCTGGATCTTCTCTCATTGCGAATCCAGACTCCAATCCTAGAGTGGCATTGAAGCTGAGATCCGTTACGCTCATCCAGCCATACGACCGAATTCCAGCACTGACTATCACCTCTGTTGCCCGACGTCGTTTCGTGATAACACCAACAATGTTCATTCCAACTGAGACACTCACCTCGACAGGTGGTCCAGCGATGCCGTTCTCGACCAACCTTGAGGCCCGCGCTGTTGT
Above is a window of Aspergillus puulaauensis MK2 DNA, chromosome 2, nearly complete sequence DNA encoding:
- a CDS encoding uncharacterized protein (COG:S;~EggNog:ENOG410PN1U;~TransMembrane:7 (o12-34i46-69o89-113i125-146o178-199i211-228o248-268i)), which encodes MGNLPLVGRSLAIFVTAAVMVGLSIIAVLMRCFVRLYVVRAFGWDDGLMVIALALFIALSILCMLGPEAGIGHRMVDFPDLDSLKKSLLLWWLGQMLYLWSSAVAKVAIAWALLRIAVHRFHRVIIWIVIVVVICIGFAFWVILLFDCQPISYFWERLSFLTARGTCMSSDVLLITAYVYSGLTIFCDFSLGILPICFIWNLQMNRRTKGVLAGILSLGAVASIGVVIRMPYLKNYSDVDFLYSTYQIAIWSIIETGLAIIAGSLITLRPLFRWFLDGTSSYRNRSDGKRHSGAKYALSSITPNEPAPAPGFNDPHYWRPDVNANENTMVTSVTASVGRSNEHSSREALTPLSDGIGHERQLSVERTFRLSSGTRDSWFNRNNNYL
- a CDS encoding phosphatidylserine decarboxylase family protein (COG:I;~EggNog:ENOG410PKI5;~InterPro:IPR022237,IPR003817;~PFAM:PF12588,PF02666;~go_function: GO:0004609 - phosphatidylserine decarboxylase activity [Evidence IEA];~go_process: GO:0008654 - phospholipid biosynthetic process [Evidence IEA]) gives rise to the protein MPKKSHTHRHHRAGHWMPPDHDSHHKWVGGVIAHVDKQEKHELHPVLKDFKQLIESNTRVYMLVASMFAEVPKNRHYCTDPTGCPQIRDYHHMLRVLNYLITTAPSWNDFSLRVGLVGLPINAVLDWSMGTPSGYAAFLDPDINAMLKKVLNAWGEFLTSPESATALDESDNGWFGQTGKGNLVQVANAPNASSHDFDKLFVCDPKAKHHGFNSWDDFFTRVFRPGIRPVAAADDDSVVVNACESQPYKVARGVKAKDTFWIKAQPYSVLDMLSHDGLAGQFVGGTVYQAFLSALSYHRWHAPVSGKVVKAYVVDGTYYSEPLFEGLWDGDKGQKQDIDASGEVMTQEYLTCLATRAIIFIECDNPAIGLMAFLGVGMCEVSTCDITVKEGQRLKKGDQLGMFHFGGSTHCLLFRKGVNVEGFPSTDMQQNVPVNGKLAVAS